In the genome of Candidatus Kapaibacterium sp., the window GCACTCACTTCGATGATGGAAATTTTGAGCGTCAGATTGAGAGAAGTTATTCGCGAAGACTTAGGCGGAGTTTACGGTATCGGAGCATTTCCACAAATCAATCAATACCCGAAACCGAGCTACAAAGTCAATATCGTTTTTGGCACTTCCATAGAACGTACTGAAGAGCTAATCACAGAAATCAAACGCGTCATCACTGATTTCAAAGAAGGCAAACTCGAAGAATCATACGTAGAAAATGCAAAAGAAATCATGAAACGCGAGCACGAAATCAGACTCAAAGACAACGGCTATTGGATGAATGTGCTTTACAACTATACATTCAACAAAGAAGATTTCGACTACGTTGTGAACTACCAAAAATACGTTGACTCAATAACTTTGGCAGACGTCAAATCCGCAGCCAACAAATATCTCGACATGAGCCAATGGAAAGAATTCATCCTCTATCCCGAAGATTAATTCACGCAATTGATTCTACAAAAGAAAGCCCCGGAATAGGGGCTTTTTTTTTTGATGTCAGGATTTAGGTACCATTTTGCTGAAGACGGAAGGAAGGGTTTGGGGTAAAGGTGGCAATAATGTTTGACAATTAGTCATCAAATGCAAGTTTCGTTAGATGGTGATTTTCGTACATTAAGAAACTAGCGTAAGGTTTGATCATATTAGAAATAAAATCGTCAATTTCAATTGACTGAAGTTTATCATCATCTTTTTTCATTTTTTGTAGAATACTAAATAAGAATAATGAATGTAGGTAAATTGAGAGGAAATATTTGTCTTTTGAATATTTAATATCTGATTCACTATTGATACGGTTTTTAGATAGAAAGCTCTTTAATGCGAACGAGTCCATGTTAACAATTATACCTTCAACCATAAATTCATCCTCATCTTTTGATGTAACTACTTTTACAATGTCGGATCCATTCCAATTTAAGTTTGGATCATTCCAAGCTATTCCTTTGCCATCAATTGGGTGTTCAAATGCTTTTTGTGGATTAGGAAGATTGGGAAAGGTTTCTGTTTTTTTGGGCTCTTTTTGCTCTGGTTTACTTAGCTCATTGTCAACTTTGACTTGAAAAACACACTCTAGTTCATGACCTGGTGTTGAAAGAGTTGCACGTATTTCTACTTCATCTCCAACTTTTGCTTTTGCATTAGGTTTAATCAATAGCTTAATTGTCCCATCAACAGGACCTTCTCGGTTTATTGTAAGGATATCAGTCGATTCATTAGGATTTGGATTAGGGGTTGGAGTAACAGGTTTCTCAGTTTGATTTCTTTTTTGCAATACTTCAATTGCAAATATTCCTTTTTCTGAAGGTCTAAATAAGTAATCATTTTCAACATCAGTTTCGATTTCAATTTTTCCGTGATGATTTATTGGAACAGTTTTATAAGGTTTACCTTCTGTATTTTGTTTTAAGTTTATCTTAAAAATGGAAGGGAATCTATTTAGTTTTTTTTGTACCTGTTTTTTATCTGGATCGTTTTTAATTTTATGCCCTTGTTTTTCTAGGAAATATAGAGAGCCGTCTCTTCTTAACAAATTCAAAACATCTTTGTCAACCGGAAGTTTAGAAAGTAAATTTTCTACAAGTTCTTTATCAGATTCCGTATCGTGTAATAAAGCGTTTTTCCTATCGTTATTTATTTGTTTGAGAGCAGTACTTTTTTTGAGAACATCAATAATTGCATCACGTAGTATCTCGGTTTTAGGGCCTTGTTTCAAATGAGTTCTATTAGACATCAAAATGTCTTGTCTGATAGTTGTAGGTATTTTTGTACAATCAACGTGAATTAATGTATGCTTTTTTAGTAAAGAAAAACCAAGGTCTTGTGAAATAAACGATTGACCTTCAAAACCGTGTACCTGCCCGTTGAGTGTAAAAATTAAAGATTTGTTTTTAATAAACTCCTTGTGCTCAACATTAGCTTTGAAGATAATAACTTCAATTGGAATGTCTCCTAATCCTTTTTCAAGTGGGATAGTAAATGAAATGGAGGTCTCAATTTGATCTCTACTGTCAATTGAAATCCTTGTTCGATTTCCTAATACGACCTTACTTGGAGTTTTTCCTGCATAATCTCTTTTTTCATAGACTGATACTGGCAAGGGTAAATGAAACATATATTGATTTAAATCACGCCACAAATCCAAAGTTATATCAGAACCTAAACCCTTAGGTAGCTGGTATGAATAAAGTTTAACAATACTACCATAATCAAATTTTCGATTATATAAACCTAAATCTAATTCATCAATTTTAAAAGAAGGTATTTGACTATTTGGACAAAAGTATTCGTACCAAGAAGATTTTCCAAAATCAAATTCTTCGTCCTTTGATAATGGATGTCTTCTTACTATAGTAAATCCGAATTCTGAATCAATATTATCAAATTTTCCAAACCTCTTTGAACCAATTAATTGATACTTGTTGTTACCGCAGAATACAACAGCTCCGGTTGAGCCCATACAGTATTTCCCTTGCACAAAATGAATATCAATTTTATTGTTTTTGTGTAGAGTTAAAAAGGTGCTTTCAAAATTTTCTGGAGTTTGCCCTTCGCCACAATCATAAATAATAATCGAAGGTTGAACTTTATCTCCAACAGCTAGAATTTGAATGTTTTCCGCAAGTTTTCTTCTTTCAGTTTGAGTTAATTCCCCAATTTCACCATCTTTTACATTATAAAACATTTCAACAGCTTTGCTCATAGTCCTTGGCGCTTCAGATGATTTTGGGTCAATTCCTTTTAGTTTGCATTCTTTTATCAATATTGCATCAATAGAATTTGTGATTTTCTCTATCAATGCTGGTACTGGATGATTTTGTTGACTTTCGAATGTGCCAAAGTTACCTTTGTTCTCGCCGTAAGGTCTCCAGTTTTTTGGATTCTGCATTAGTTGATCCGAGTCAATTATTTTTTGCAACTCCATTTCTGTATCTGATTTAAATAACATCCAAAATAATTTTTCCATAAATATAATTCCAAATTTGTAAGATTTCACAAATATAACATTTTTCATGACAGGCTTTGTCATTTGATTAGATAAAAGATTCTTTTGTATATGAGTCTTTGTAACAACTGACCGGACGACTGGGACAACACAACAAAAAAAAGCTCCACATATTTGCGGAGCTTTTTGTTTAGAAGGCGATTAGTTGCTTGAGCATGTCCAGCACCTTGTTTTCGTTGGGGAGTACGTCCTCCTCGTAAACGGGGGCGTATGGGATATGCGAATCTTTGGCTGCAAGACGCATTACCGGAGCATCGAGCCACGGGAAAGCATTTTGGGAGATTGTTGCCGAAATTTCGGCTCCGAATCCGGCTGTCATTGTGTCTTCGTGCACTATCATGACGCGTCCGGTGCGTTTGACTGATTCGAGCACCAACTCTTTGTCCCAAGGAATAATTGTACGCAAATCAATGATTTCAACAGTTTTGTCGAATTCCTTCTCGAAGCGTTTTACGGCATTGACCGAATCTTTGACACCCATTCCATAAGTGATAATAGTAGCACTATCGCCGGATTTGACGGTTTTACCCACTCCGAACGGAATGAGATAATTTTCGTCAGGTTCGATTGTACGAGCAAATGGCAAACGATACATGCCCTTGTGTTCGCAGAAAATAACGGGGTCGTCCAATCTGCAAGCAGTTTTGAGCAAGCCCTTTGCATCTGCGGCATTGCTTGGGTAAGCTATCATGATGCCCGGGATATGAGCAAAAATAGCTTCGATATTTTGTGAGTGGCACAATCCGCCGTGAATATAGCCGCCAACAGCCACGCGAGTGACTACAGGCGCTTTGAAACCACCGTTGGAACGGAAGCGCATTGTGGCAACTTCATTTTTGTATTGCATGAATGCGGGCCAAATGTAATCACCAAACTGAATTTCGATGACGGGTTTGAATCCGCGAACTGCTAAACCGAGAGCCACACCAACGATTGATGCTTCGGCAAGAGGTGAATTGAACACGCGCTCTTCGCCGTATTCATTGCTGAGCCCACGTGTAGCGGTAAAAACTCCGCCTTTGGGGTCGGCAACGTCTTCGCCGAAAATCACCATTTTGTCGTTGAGCCTCATTTCTTCCATCATGGCATGATTGACAGCGTCAACGAGCACTGCAGGATTGCCCTCTTTGGGTTCTGAGGTAGCGTAATCCAACAATCGTGTTGATTCGTCAGCAAAAACATGTTTAGTAGAATCTTCTGCCACTACGTCCGGGCGTCCTTCTGCCCATGCGATAGCTTCATTAATTTCGTTTATAACTTCGGCGCGGAGTGCTTCAATTTCGTCCAAAGTTGTTAATTCGTGGTGAATCATATAGTCGGACAAAATTGCGATACAATCCCGTTTTGATTTTCCGGCAGCAAGTTCCTCTTCGGAACGATATTTTCTGTGGTCATCGGACGACGAGTGCGGAAGCAATCTTTCGACTACTGCGTGCAAAAGTGCCGGACCGCGACCTGCTCTGATATATTCGACTGCATCGCGAGCTGCCTTGACCGATTCAAAATAGTCAGTTCCATCATACTCTTTCATCAACAAATTTGGATAGCAGCAGAATGAATAAACCACGCTTCCACCCATAGATTGGTCTGCTTTGGGAACGGAAATTGCGTAGCCGTTGTCCTGAATATGGAACATCACAGGTAATTTTTCGCGAGTAGCCCAATTGACTGCTTCGTAAAATTCACCTTGACTTGTAGTTCCTTCGCCGGATGCTACGTAAGTTACTTCATCTGCGCCAAGTTTTTTGGAAGCAAGGGCGCAACCCGTAGCATTGAGGAATTGAGTGCCTGTGGGTGATGATTGAGTTGGTAGATTGAGCCTTGGGTGACCGTAGTGACCGGGCATTTGTCTGCCGCCAGTTGCAGGGTCTTCCGCTTTGTGTAATGCAAGCAAGAAATAATCCCTAAGGCTAAAACCCATTCCGAAAGAAAAAGCCATATCACGATAATATGTCCATCCCCAGTCTTTACCGGATTCCATCGCAAATGCGATAGCTGTTTGGGTGGCTTCGTGACCACTACAACCGATATGGAAGAATGATTTGCCTTGTTTGACAAGAGTCAAATGCTTCTCGTCAGTATGGCGTGATTGCATCATATTTTTCAAAGCTCTCATCAGATGCTCTTTGTCTAAGTTCAAAGAGATATGAGGCGGTTCGGAACGGTCGAGTTTTCTGCGGTCAACGCTGCAATCATCGCCACGTCCGTGGTGGCATGATGAGCCGACTTGCTCCGGTAGAACGTCAATTTTGATTATACGTTCGTAAGCATCAACTTTTTTACCATTCGATTTTGTAGTTGATTCTGTATTGTTTATTTTTGGTTCTGGGGTTTCGGGATTAGTTTTTTTTGCCATATTTGTGTATTAGTAAAAATGGGGTTTAACAATATTTTTCATTTTCAAATCAGAGTAGAATATCAATGTCATGGAATAAAATAATCGGACACGAAAAAATCAAAAGAATATTGCAAAATGATATACTAAATAATTCAATTGCAAATGCTTATTGTTTTGTGGGACCGGAAGGAATCGGTAAAGATGCAATGGCAATTGCATTTGCTAAAGTGATGAATTGCAAGCAAGCAATTCATGAAGATAATACGGTAGATGCGTGCGGAGTTTGCAAAAGTTGTCAGCAATTCGATAATTTGAGCCATCCCAACTTTGAATTGATTTTCTCGCTCCCAACGGGTAAAGCCGGAGATAGTGAATCGCCATTTGAAAAGCTCGACAACGAGCAATTCGCCGAAGTTAGGCGAGAACTTCAGTCGAAATCCGAAAATCATTATCACAGAATGGAAATCAAGGGTGCAAATTTCATTCGTGTATCATTCATACGATTTGTGAAAAGGAAACTTTTGCTCTCAAATAGTGTCCCGGGACGAAGATTCATACTTGTCAGCCGAGCAGACGAAATGAATGTAGAATCGGCAAATGCTTTCTTGAAAACTTTGGAAGAGCCTCATAACGACGTGACGATAGTTCTGACATCATCGAAAGCTGAAGGAATGTTGCCAACGATAATGTCTCGCTGCCGAAAAGTGCAATTTTCACCTGTAGAAGCCGGGCAAATCAAAAAGGAACTGATTGAAAATTACGGATTCGACGAAGAATCTGCTCATACTGCATCATTGTTTTCGGGTGGTTCGCCTGTGCGAGCATTGCAATTTGAGAGCTCCGATTTGGCAGCATCTCGCAATGCTATGGTGAATATGCTCCGTCAAAGTCTCAAACGCAAAGATTTTCAGCTTAACTTATCAGCCGCAGTGGAGGAACTTGTCGCTACGAAAGATAAAAATAAATTATTCAATGATTTGAAGCTTTTCCAACTTTGGTTGAGAGACGTTTCTGCCAATAGATACGGCGGCGGTGCGAACTTATTCAATTCTGATGATGCGCTCACAATCATCAAATTTGACAGTGCTTTCCGCGATAAAAATATACTGAAAGCAATCGAAGAAGTGGATGCTTCTATGGCGCTTGTGCATCGGAATGTAAATCCACAATTGATACTTTATAAATTGTTTTTCAAATTAAGGGAAATTTTTCTTGTTTAATGAGAATAATTGTTTAAATTGCATACGTTAAATGCATTTTTTTACATTATTTTCTTTTAATAGATAGATTTGTTGACATAGATATGCAAGATAAAATCTTGAAAACTTGTTATGACTTCACATATAAATATAATAGATGTTGGTATATCGTATAAATTAGACGATGCCTTATTCCCGAAATCCAAATTGGAAGCATTTGGAGCAAGAAGTGATGGGTATCTGAAAGAATTCGAGTATATCAATGACATCCCAAAATCCGGTTTATCCCAAATTGACTACCTCCTTAGCAATGGCGAAAAGTATTCTAAACACTATTTTGCTGAATATATCGAAGTTGCTTTCAAAGGCAACCACAAAAAATTATTTATCAACGTAAACAAGCTTGATTTGCGATATGATGAATTAGTCGTTGTGGAATGCGAGGGCGGCTTTGATTTAGGTAGAGTGGTGAATTTTTGCGACAACACCGAAAAATATAAAAAGGATATTGCTGCTGAGCCCAACTTTTTTCAGTTGCTACGTAAGGCTACCAAGGCAGACTTGAGATATTTCAATCGTAAAATTGAAGATGAGCGAAATGTCGTTTGTAAGTGCAGAGAGATTGTCCAGCTTCATAATTTGGACATGAAAGTAACAGAATCGTACTGGCAGTATGACCGTCAGCGACTGACAATATTTTTTACAGCACCCCAGAGAATCGATTTTCGAGAATTGGTCAAGGAATTAGCAAAAAATTTCAAAACACGAATTGAACTGAGGCAAATCAGTTCTCGCGATGAAGCTAAGAGATTAGGTTCATTTGTTGGTCCATGTGGCCGGGAGCTATGCTGTACATCATTTTTATGCAATTTCGAACATGTCACTCTCGACCATGCACGAGCCCAACACCTTTCTAATAATATATCAAAATTATCGGGTAATTGCGGCAGATTGAAATGTTGTATCAAATTTGAATATGAAGCCTATGCAATTGCAGCTGAAAAATACCCGCCGATTCATTCAATAGTTAATACTGAGGATGGAATGGCAAAAATTGCCAAGATTGATATTTTCAATGATATTGTGACTTTGTATGTAACAGACAAAGGGAGCTACCGCAAAATTTCGTCGGTTGAATTAAACGAATATATCAAGCAGGGCAAAGTGAAATACGCAGAAACACATCACCACAAAAATCACTTTGACGAAGAACTCAAATTCCTCGAAGATTAGTTTATTCTTTGATAAAATCTTTGACTTTGGTAATCACAACAACTAAATCATTGTCTGATTTTGATTTTGATTGACGAATAGAAATTCTTGGATTTTCACGAGTCCAGCGATTGATAAGTTGCTCTAAATTTTTAACTCTGCCGTCTTGAGATACGGAATTCAGTGAATTTACAACAAATTCGACATGCAACTCACGATTGAATCTTAATAACATTTGCAATTCTTCTAACTTTTCAGTGCCATTGCTACTGAAATTGTCGTTATTAGAATCATAAATTTGTCCCTTGTAAAGCACAGTTCCCGGCTTTGGCACCACTACGCCCCAATCTTCAGTTTGTTCGGCATAATCACTTGTTTCTAAAGTTCTGAATTTAAACTCACGACGCAAAATTTCACTATTATTCAATATTACAGTATATTGAGTGTTCGAATTCAGCACTTGTTGGAATTCTCCGGAGATACTGTTTGATTGGCATTTGATTTTCTTACCTTGAGCATCACGAAATTCGATATCAACACCCATTGGTTTTTTTGTTGTTTCATCAAATATTTGTCCTTTGACAAGAATATGAGTAAAATTTCTTGCATTAGCTTCATTAGTTACGAAGGCAAAAAGAACAATACCTAAAATCAATAGAATAAATTTATTAGCCATTTACAAATCCTGTGGTAAACATTGAACAATTACATACGTTTTAACGAATATAATTCAACAAAATTACAAAAGAAGATGATTAGCAAGACAAATTTCTTAATATTTTTATTATTATCACTTCTGACAGTCTCGATTTCAATGGCTCAAAACCCACTTGAATTGAGGAGACAACAATTTGGAAGAGCACAGATACCGAGCTTGATTGATTTGGGTGCACCTCTCAATGACAGCACTTTTAAGTTGTGGGACAAGTATATCAGAGATTATGCTCCTGCTGATAGTGCTTTTTTGGTTGTTTCGCAGATGGCAAGCCGACATTTTAATATCAACCGAGCAGCAGTAGCCAAATTCATTTACGAATCATACCTTGAGTTATTCCCCGATATGGATTCAATCATCAATTCGCGTATTTATACTTGTGAACAAGTAATGCTGACTCAGGAACCAAATCCTGACACCAAATCCATCTATCATAATTATATTTTGAAAAATGCACCCTCAGATGATGCTTTTGTTGCTGTCCAAAGGCTAACAGATGCATATATTAATAGGAAATTTTGGGATTCGGCTGTTTACGTTTACGAATATTATCGCCCATACTTTCCTAATTCACCAAGGCGATTTGAGAAAATAATCGAAATTTTAAAAGCTCCCTTGGAGGGTTTGGCAGTTCAAAATCTGGGCAATATGATAAATACTCGAGGCAACGAGTGGGACCCAACTCCCACGCCCGACGGACGCTTTCTATATTTCACGGGTGACTCGAGGCAAGGCGGCAAGGGTCGTGCCGATATTTGGGTATCAGAAAAAGTTCGCGGTGAATGGCAGTTGCCAACAAATCTGGGCGCAAGCATTAACAGTTACCGTGATGAAACTATTGACAATGTTACTGTTGACGGAACTACCTTGATACTTTCGGGAAATTTCAAAGGCTCATTAGGAGAATTTGACATTTATTTTGCTGAAAAAGATTCTACCGAATGGAAATCTCTGACACATTTGCCTTATCCCATAAATACAAAATATCATGAGGAATCAGGATGCCTGACTGCCGATGGCAAGGCATTGTTATTTACAAGTGACAGACCCGGCGGAATTGGTCCATTTGTCAGAATATCCAATAGTTATTATCATGGGAATTTGATGGGAAATATGGATATATATGTGTCTGTGAAGCAAGATGACGGCTCTTGGGGTCAACCAGTTAATCTCGGTCCAACTATCAATACTCCGTATGCAGAACGCTCGGTATTCTTGCACCCTGACGGAAAAACCCTTTATTTCAGTTCGGACGGACACCCGGGTTTGGGGAGATTAGACGTATTCAAATCTGTCAGATTGAGCGATACATCTTGGACTGAATGGAGCGAACCTGTAAATTTGGGCAAGGAAATCAACAGTGCAAACGATGATTGGGGCTATGAAGTTGATATAACAGGCGAAACAGCTTATTTTGCCGGAAATAATTATGTGATTGGATACGGAGGTTGGGATATTTATTCGATTTCGTTGCCGAATAAGGCTCGACCGGAACAGGTAGTAAGAATTCGAGGTAAAGTTACGGATTTGGAAGGCAATCCAATCAGTAGCATTATCAAGTGGGAAGACCTCGAAACAGGTGAAATAGTCGGCACTTTAAGAAGTGACCCACGCGACGGTTATTATTTCATTGCTCTCAAACCCGGGAGATTATACGGTTACTTCGCCGAAAAGCCCGGATATTACTCATCATCTAAGCATATTGATTTACGCAATAATCACGAAGGGACGGAAATCAACGAGGACATCGTTTTAGCTTCGATGGTAGAGCTTCAGCAGAAAAAGCAATCGGTTCAAATCAACAATATATTTTTCGATTTCGACAAAGCAGAACTGAAAAAGGAATCATTTCCCGAGCTGAACAGATTAATAAAGCTGTTGAATTCGAACAGTCAAGTGAAAATTAAAATTGAAGGGCATACAGACAACATCGGTAGCAACGAACGGAATAAGGAATTATCAAAGCAACGTGCCGAAGCAGTAAAGCAGTATCTAATTGCCAACAATATAGCTGCCAATCGCATTACAGTTGTCTTTTTTGGGGCATCGCAACCAATTGTACCAAATGATTCGGAATCGAACAGAGCCAAAAATCGCCGAGTAAATATAGTGTTCCAAAATTGATTAGTAGTCTTACTTGTTCGGAATAGTGAAATAAAAAGTCGAACCAACATTGACTTCGCTCTTTACCCAGATTTTTCCGCCATGTTGCTCAATGTATTCTTTGCAAAGTATCAGCCCCAATCCTGAGCTTGTTTCGCCTTCGGTACCCGGTTGCGATACTTTTTTTGTAATATCGAACAGATTCGGGATGTCATTATTGTTAATTCCAATTCCGGTATCAGTAATAGAAATCATCGAATGTTTGGATGTCTTTTCAGCCGAAATTGTAATATGACCGCCTCTGCGAGAAAATTTTAGAGCATTGGTGAGTAAATTCCTCAATACTGCATTGAGCATGTTAGTGTCGGCGTAAACAAAAAATTCATCTGGTACATAGTTTGTCAGTACAATCTCTTTATTTTTCAAATTTGCATTAATTATATTAATGTTATTTTGAATAAGCAAGCTGAAATTTGTTGTAGCCGGATTGAATTTGATGTCATTTCGCTTTATACTCGCCCATTCTAAAAGATTTTCGAGCAAACTGTACAATGACTCCGCTGAATGTTTCATTGTCTTAGTAAGTTCTTTCAAGTCTTCTTGAGCAAGGAGTTCCAGGTCGTCAGCTAAAAACTTAGTAAGCCCCAAAAAACCGTTAAAGGGTGAACGGAGGTCATGGGCAATAATGGAGAAAAATTTATCTTTTTCTTTAATTGAAAGTTCTAACTGATTTTTTGTATCGGTAATTTCTTGAATCAAAGCATTTTTCTGATTCAAATTGATTTCGAGATTCAGTTTTGTTTCGGTTAATTCATCAAGAAGTTGCTGCTGTCTTTCCTCTAGAAGCTTTCTACCAGTAATATCATGAATAAATCCATGCCATAAAATACAACCGTCATCATGCTTTTCGGGTCTTGCAAATCCGTTCAACCAACGGAGTCCTTTCTCGGGATGATTAATCCTAAAGTCAATTCGCCAATCTTCGAGTGTATCGCGAGATTTAATAATAGATTTGTAAACATGAGGGAAATCATCTCGATGTATTTTATCGAAAATGTACTCCGAATTTTCTAATACCTCATACGGTCTAACTCCAAAAATGTCATAAATACCTTCGCTTGCAAATGGTAAATTCGAGCTACCATCAGCATTAAATTTGAATTGGTAAATCACACCCGGAAGCTGTCTTGATAATTTGGTTAGCAAATCATCTCGCACTTTGAGTAAATCTGTAGATAATTTGCTCTCTGTAATGTTAGTAGCAACCCCAAGCACGGCTCCACCCTCCACATCCGGCATATCGAAAGGTAATTTTGTTATTTGATACCAAACTTTACCGTCAATAGAATTGGTTGTATGAATTTCCATGCTTCTCGGTTTGCCCGAATCAATTACATTTTGGTCGAGCGATACGAAAATATTCTGCTCCTCTTCCGTAAAGCCTAATTGCATATCGTTTTTGCCCACTACGTCTCCGGGCTTCATGCCGTAAGTGTGTGCAAATGCTTTATTAGACATTAAGTATTTACCCGTGTAATCTTTTGCAAAAACAAGGTTTGGTACAGCGTCAAGTACTGCGCGGAAACGGTTGCGTAAAGATTTTTCTTTGGATTCGCTTTTTGCTCTTAAGAGAGCAAGTCCTGTCAATCTGGTATAGATTTTCAGGATTTCAGCATTTTCCAGAGTCTTACCTTTTTTGAAAACGAGAGCAAAATCTCCAATCAAATCATTGCCCTTGAGGATTTTTACTATCCATATCTCTCCAATTCCAAAAGCAGTTTGAATAGACCACGCCACAGATTTAGGTAAAAGCGTAGAACTTAATTCGGAAATAGAATTAAATTTAGTCAGAATAGAATTTTCTACTTTTTTGTTCATTTCAGGGTCAACAATCCACTTCTTGTTCTTCAATTCAAAGCCAAGCATTGAATTTATTTTTTCCATAAAACCTGAAAGTCCTGCAAAAGACTTCGTGATGTAATAATTTTCATCACTATTGAATAAATTCAAAACACCATAATCTGCCTTCGAAATATCTAAAGCTGTATCTAAAATCTTTTTATAATTAATATTGTCGTGGGACATCGCCATGAATTCTTCGGAGTAGTCAATTAGCGATTTCAGTTGGACATGTTCGTTATAAGAATCATAGGCATTGGTAAAAAATCCGATGTTATAATCTCTGTTTTTTATTTTAACTATAGAACTACGGATGTCAACGTAAAACACTGTACCATTCCTATGCAAACACGGAATACTACGGCTGACTTTATCCTTGCGGTCTGATACACCATGAAAAACATCACTGACGAATTCTAATGAATCTTTTGGGTGGATATCTCGGAAGTTTAAACTCAAGAACTGCTTTTGGGTATATCCAAATAGCGAACAAGCAGTATTACTTGCAAACACTAAATTGCCGGTTTCAACTTCGGCTAACAGCACTCCTTCGTTAGTTTGCTCAATGATTTGGCGAAAAATACTGTTATCCGCATACAAATAGTCAATCAACTCGGTATTCTCATTCCGGTTGATTTCCAAGTCTTCACCATTATCTAACTTATCACTGCTTTTCATTTACTTAATTCATCTATCATTTGCATTATCATTTTCCTAATGTAAGGACGATTTAGATGAATATTCCCTATAATTTTCTTTTCGTATTAATTATTACAATAAATTAATATATCAGAAACTAATATTTTATCATAACAAACTTATGAAAAAATCAACAAAACTGATATATTTTTTTTTATCTGTGTTTTGTCATTTTGGCAGATAAATTCTTATGAAAAAGAACTTGCATATTAAAGATTTCAATAATTTTTGCTATTTTCACACTTTATTAGAATGTCTAATTGGCATTTGAAATTTATTTTAAAAAATACGGAGTAGTATCATGAAAAGAGTCTCGTTTTTTGTATTACTTGCTTCAATGTTTGCTTTTGTATCATGCGGTGAAAAGTTTGATGAGTTAAAAAAAGCTGCCGAGATTGTCGAAAAAGCCCCCGATATGGTAGAAAAGATGGAAAAATCTGCAAATGAATCCGAAAAGAGAATTCAAGAACGTCGTGCAAAGGGTGACACGCTATCAAT includes:
- a CDS encoding dehydrogenase E1 component subunit alpha/beta, with the protein product MAKKTNPETPEPKINNTESTTKSNGKKVDAYERIIKIDVLPEQVGSSCHHGRGDDCSVDRRKLDRSEPPHISLNLDKEHLMRALKNMMQSRHTDEKHLTLVKQGKSFFHIGCSGHEATQTAIAFAMESGKDWGWTYYRDMAFSFGMGFSLRDYFLLALHKAEDPATGGRQMPGHYGHPRLNLPTQSSPTGTQFLNATGCALASKKLGADEVTYVASGEGTTSQGEFYEAVNWATREKLPVMFHIQDNGYAISVPKADQSMGGSVVYSFCCYPNLLMKEYDGTDYFESVKAARDAVEYIRAGRGPALLHAVVERLLPHSSSDDHRKYRSEEELAAGKSKRDCIAILSDYMIHHELTTLDEIEALRAEVINEINEAIAWAEGRPDVVAEDSTKHVFADESTRLLDYATSEPKEGNPAVLVDAVNHAMMEEMRLNDKMVIFGEDVADPKGGVFTATRGLSNEYGEERVFNSPLAEASIVGVALGLAVRGFKPVIEIQFGDYIWPAFMQYKNEVATMRFRSNGGFKAPVVTRVAVGGYIHGGLCHSQNIEAIFAHIPGIMIAYPSNAADAKGLLKTACRLDDPVIFCEHKGMYRLPFARTIEPDENYLIPFGVGKTVKSGDSATIITYGMGVKDSVNAVKRFEKEFDKTVEIIDLRTIIPWDKELVLESVKRTGRVMIVHEDTMTAGFGAEISATISQNAFPWLDAPVMRLAAKDSHIPYAPVYEEDVLPNENKVLDMLKQLIAF
- a CDS encoding OmpA family protein, which translates into the protein MISKTNFLIFLLLSLLTVSISMAQNPLELRRQQFGRAQIPSLIDLGAPLNDSTFKLWDKYIRDYAPADSAFLVVSQMASRHFNINRAAVAKFIYESYLELFPDMDSIINSRIYTCEQVMLTQEPNPDTKSIYHNYILKNAPSDDAFVAVQRLTDAYINRKFWDSAVYVYEYYRPYFPNSPRRFEKIIEILKAPLEGLAVQNLGNMINTRGNEWDPTPTPDGRFLYFTGDSRQGGKGRADIWVSEKVRGEWQLPTNLGASINSYRDETIDNVTVDGTTLILSGNFKGSLGEFDIYFAEKDSTEWKSLTHLPYPINTKYHEESGCLTADGKALLFTSDRPGGIGPFVRISNSYYHGNLMGNMDIYVSVKQDDGSWGQPVNLGPTINTPYAERSVFLHPDGKTLYFSSDGHPGLGRLDVFKSVRLSDTSWTEWSEPVNLGKEINSANDDWGYEVDITGETAYFAGNNYVIGYGGWDIYSISLPNKARPEQVVRIRGKVTDLEGNPISSIIKWEDLETGEIVGTLRSDPRDGYYFIALKPGRLYGYFAEKPGYYSSSKHIDLRNNHEGTEINEDIVLASMVELQQKKQSVQINNIFFDFDKAELKKESFPELNRLIKLLNSNSQVKIKIEGHTDNIGSNERNKELSKQRAEAVKQYLIANNIAANRITVVFFGASQPIVPNDSESNRAKNRRVNIVFQN
- a CDS encoding PAS domain S-box protein produces the protein MKSSDKLDNGEDLEINRNENTELIDYLYADNSIFRQIIEQTNEGVLLAEVETGNLVFASNTACSLFGYTQKQFLSLNFRDIHPKDSLEFVSDVFHGVSDRKDKVSRSIPCLHRNGTVFYVDIRSSIVKIKNRDYNIGFFTNAYDSYNEHVQLKSLIDYSEEFMAMSHDNINYKKILDTALDISKADYGVLNLFNSDENYYITKSFAGLSGFMEKINSMLGFELKNKKWIVDPEMNKKVENSILTKFNSISELSSTLLPKSVAWSIQTAFGIGEIWIVKILKGNDLIGDFALVFKKGKTLENAEILKIYTRLTGLALLRAKSESKEKSLRNRFRAVLDAVPNLVFAKDYTGKYLMSNKAFAHTYGMKPGDVVGKNDMQLGFTEEEQNIFVSLDQNVIDSGKPRSMEIHTTNSIDGKVWYQITKLPFDMPDVEGGAVLGVATNITESKLSTDLLKVRDDLLTKLSRQLPGVIYQFKFNADGSSNLPFASEGIYDIFGVRPYEVLENSEYIFDKIHRDDFPHVYKSIIKSRDTLEDWRIDFRINHPEKGLRWLNGFARPEKHDDGCILWHGFIHDITGRKLLEERQQQLLDELTETKLNLEINLNQKNALIQEITDTKNQLELSIKEKDKFFSIIAHDLRSPFNGFLGLTKFLADDLELLAQEDLKELTKTMKHSAESLYSLLENLLEWASIKRNDIKFNPATTNFSLLIQNNINIINANLKNKEIVLTNYVPDEFFVYADTNMLNAVLRNLLTNALKFSRRGGHITISAEKTSKHSMISITDTGIGINNNDIPNLFDITKKVSQPGTEGETSSGLGLILCKEYIEQHGGKIWVKSEVNVGSTFYFTIPNK